The sequence ACAGTAGAATTTACAGAAGAAGAAACTTTAAGTTTATTAAATTCAGTACCTTTTGATGAATTTAGTGAAGATCTAAAGGAAAAAATAATGGAATTAAACATGAAAAACTACCTTTCTGCAATACCTAGAAATTTAAAGGTTCTTTTTGAACAGAATTTATAAAGTTAAAATTACAGGAATAAAGATTTCCTATATAAGCAGACAAGCTTAATCTTGTCTGCTTATACTTTTAATTCATTCTATCCCCCTCATTCTATTTCTTTTTTCCTTTTTGTGGGCAGTTTTTTATTATTATAATTTATTTTGTTGTTGGCACAAAAAGTTTTCAAACAAAAAACAGCTAAAAAGCTGCTTTTTTGTTTTTGTATTTAATTAACTACTAAATCTAACTTACCATCATTATTTACCTTATTTATATTCACCTTTACTTTACCACTATACCCTTTTTCTAAATATCCCACTACACATTCTTCATGTGAAATACCGTTTCTATGATATTAACCCTAAAAACTATTTAAATATATAAACTTAAATATATATAAATAGTTAAATATTTATAGTGAAAATCACACTTCCAAGTGTTTTTACTTTTTCTTAAGTGTTTTAATAAATAGATGTATAATGATTCCCAAGATAATCAAACCTGCTAATATTTCACTCACCTGCGTTATTATAGGAACAATACTCTCCCATGAGTCTCCAAACCAATACCCAAGTCCTAAATATATGAAACTCCATAAAAACTCACCTAAAATTGCAAATAAAATAAAGTAAGACATTTTATAATCCGCAATACCAGCTGCAGCATTTACAAATGGTCCCATAGGTGAAATCAAAAATCGAGTCAAGAAAACTGCACCTCTACCATGTTGTTCTAAATACTTATGAGATTTTAAGATTTTAGGCTCCATATATCTTTTTACCTTAGGAAATTTATTTAATACTCTATGACCAATAAACTTCCATATCATATAAGATCCCCAATCTCCAAAAGATATCAAAATCCAAACTTCAATGAACAAAATAAATATATTAAACTCGCCTGCATATGAAAAAGCACCTGAAGCAATAACTAGCAGAGTTCCTCCTGTTGGAATTCCTGTACTCTGCACCAAAAGTAATATACCTAGAAACCAAATATTATACTCTTTAAAATATTCCATCAATACTTGGGTCATTTTCTTTTACCTTCTGTTCCAATAATCTTAGATAAATTCTTTTTCATTTCATCCAAAGATTTGTTATATTTTCTCCCCAAGTCTCTAATATCCATATTTTCATCACCTGGATGAGGCTTAATTTCAAGTGCCTTAAATATCTCTTCTGTGCTTACATTATGCTTTTTAGATATTTTTTTTACTGTAATCCATTTATAAGTACTCATTTCACCTAAATGTCTGGTTTCCTTAGTAGGGATTTTAAAATTTTTAACTTCTTTATGCAATCCTACAGATTGCTTTACTATAAATAGAGATATTACAACAATTAATATTGATAATATGCCTAACAATGTTTTTTTCTTCATTGGTACCACCTAACTTAAAATATTTAATAATAAACTTTTGATCTACAATCCTTATTATCGTTTTTCTAAAATTTTTGTATAGACCTCATATGGAATAAACAAATTATTATCTTTTCCACTTCCAAGCTCTATGTCTGGTCTATTTTTACCATGATAGTCTGTTCCACCAGAAATCATCAAATTATATTTCTCAATTAGATAATCTAGAAATTTGTAATCAGATTCGCTGAATGAAGGATAATATCTTTCAACTCCATCCAATCCTAGGCTAATAAGATACTCTATCTCTTCTTCCATACCTTCAGCACTTAATCCACCCAATCCTATTGGTTTATTATAATGAGCTAAGAAAGATACTCCTCCAGCACTGTTTATGATTCTAATGGCATCTTTCACATCAATTAGTTCATCTTCACTATAAGGAACTATATCCAAGTATTTATCCCAAACCTCTTGAGGTGTTTTGCATAATTTTTTTCTCATAAAATATCTAAATATATCATGTCTTCCTAAATATGATCCTAATTCTTTTTCTCTTAATTCCTCTATATCAATACTTATTCCTTTTTCCTTTATGCTTGATAAAATAAGATTTACACGCTGGTGTCTTGCTTGCTTCATCTTATTGTATACATATAAAAACTCTTCATTATTATGATTAATTCCAAGTCCTAGAATATGTACTACTCTATCATCCTTATATCTAGCACTTATTTCAATACCAGGCAAAAAATCTATATTATTAGCCTTAGCTAGCATAGCAGTCTCTTCTATTCCTTCTATATTATCATGATCTGTAAGAGCTATAGCTTTAACATTTTGCTTAACAGCTGTATTTATTAATTCTTCTGGAGTAGATCCTCCGTCTGAAAACATAGTATGGGTATGTAAATCTATTTTATAATTCATATTTAATTCTCCTAATAATATTGCTTATGCATCTGAAAATAAATAACAAGTCCAAATATCCGTCGCATATGCACTTATTTATTTTTTGAAGATGCCTTATGTAACTATTTATATTTTTATCTTACCATATAATAATGCAAATTACAGTATCTTGATAAAAAGATAACA comes from Clostridium sp. TW13 and encodes:
- a CDS encoding DedA family protein, producing the protein MTQVLMEYFKEYNIWFLGILLLVQSTGIPTGGTLLVIASGAFSYAGEFNIFILFIEVWILISFGDWGSYMIWKFIGHRVLNKFPKVKRYMEPKILKSHKYLEQHGRGAVFLTRFLISPMGPFVNAAAGIADYKMSYFILFAILGEFLWSFIYLGLGYWFGDSWESIVPIITQVSEILAGLIILGIIIHLFIKTLKKK
- a CDS encoding PHP domain-containing protein; the protein is MNYKIDLHTHTMFSDGGSTPEELINTAVKQNVKAIALTDHDNIEGIEETAMLAKANNIDFLPGIEISARYKDDRVVHILGLGINHNNEEFLYVYNKMKQARHQRVNLILSSIKEKGISIDIEELREKELGSYLGRHDIFRYFMRKKLCKTPQEVWDKYLDIVPYSEDELIDVKDAIRIINSAGGVSFLAHYNKPIGLGGLSAEGMEEEIEYLISLGLDGVERYYPSFSESDYKFLDYLIEKYNLMISGGTDYHGKNRPDIELGSGKDNNLFIPYEVYTKILEKR